One stretch of Siphonobacter curvatus DNA includes these proteins:
- a CDS encoding malectin domain-containing carbohydrate-binding protein — MHSKLILLSLFLTFTARGQSRKEISLQANWQSTATDDTTAHPDFYRSNFKAQSWKTVQVPHNWDQYGGYRRKVNGNRYGVAWYRKTFTVQEAAAGKRFFLFFEGVGSYATIWLNGKKIGYHAGGRTSFTLDITDVIRLNNQTNLLAVRADHPDQIQDLPWVSGGSSSERGFSEGSQPMGIFRPVQLIVTRDVRIEPFGVHVWNDTSVSATAANLHVRSEIKNYGTRPRTLTVVQQLLDRSGKAVTKVEQQLNLKAGETVTLASPDLSVSRPQLWSPEQPYLYRLVTQVLEEGQRIDELTTSYGIRQVSWDLSLNAKTRLRINGQPVFINGVAEYEHLLGNSHAFSEEQIRTRVRQVKAVGFNAFRDAHQPHNLRYHLYWDEAGILWWPQMAAHIWYDTPAFRQNFKRLLIDWVKERRNSPSIILWGLENESTLPEDFARECSELIRQLDPTASSQRKITTCNGGKGTDWDVPQNWTGTYGGDPQQYGEDLKRQILVGEYGAWRTIDQHTEGRGVFSENRMTDLMETKIRLAESVRDRTAGHFFWLLNSHDNPGRVQGGEGLRELDRIGPVNYKGLFTAWEEPTDAFYLFRSNYAPKETEPMVYIVSHTWPNRWTTPGRKDSLIVYSNCDAVELFNDVNHRSLGRKTRQGVGTHFQWDGADIQTNTLYAVGYVKGKAVATDVVVLNHLPEAPHLSEVTGKVTAASTSGLRYLYRVNCGGPTYTDVQKKVWYADQRKTETNAWGSTSWTEHYPGMPAFFASQRRTFDPIRGTSDPKLFQTFRYGRDQLAYHFNVPDGDYQVELYFIEPWYGTGGGLDATGWRLFDVAINDEVRLKNLDIWKEVGHDALLKKTLRVRVRGGQLKVSFPHVPSAQAVISAIAIAALDTKSVITQQSSSILKSTQGSVESWLDTGDGLFADETTRAVSLPSHLYGATWLKRKRNEAATVQVTEAADVFLAVPASALPPSGFEATDTFLTTDEPRQYSLVRKRMQANEKLMAAAGSWLAALPVYTLEPAYDLKAATSYKATQAQPIGQGVGKEVFLDKERMVFKKASGDTLEWILAVGVADTYSLTLKYHNPAQKALKVSVELILKDGTLVKPAETLELEPSKPGKWTYATTNTGTMINAGTYTLRLKTLDADRLYLDALDVQ, encoded by the coding sequence ATGCATTCAAAACTCATCCTACTGAGTCTGTTCCTGACCTTCACGGCCAGAGGGCAGTCGCGAAAAGAAATTTCCCTGCAGGCGAACTGGCAGTCCACCGCCACGGACGATACCACGGCACACCCGGATTTTTACCGAAGTAACTTCAAGGCTCAGTCCTGGAAAACCGTGCAGGTGCCCCACAACTGGGATCAGTACGGTGGCTATCGCCGGAAAGTTAACGGCAATCGCTACGGCGTAGCCTGGTATCGCAAAACCTTCACGGTGCAGGAAGCCGCGGCGGGAAAACGATTCTTTCTGTTTTTTGAAGGCGTAGGTTCGTACGCCACCATCTGGCTCAACGGAAAAAAGATAGGCTACCATGCGGGGGGACGGACATCGTTCACTTTGGATATTACGGACGTTATTCGTCTCAACAATCAAACCAATCTGCTGGCCGTACGGGCCGATCATCCCGATCAGATTCAGGATTTACCCTGGGTGAGTGGGGGTAGTTCCAGCGAGCGGGGTTTCTCGGAAGGCTCCCAGCCAATGGGTATCTTTCGTCCGGTGCAGCTCATCGTGACCCGTGACGTACGAATTGAACCCTTTGGGGTACACGTCTGGAATGATACGAGCGTTTCGGCTACGGCGGCGAACCTGCACGTTCGGAGTGAAATCAAAAACTACGGTACCCGGCCCCGTACTCTGACGGTCGTGCAGCAACTGCTGGATCGTTCAGGCAAAGCCGTAACCAAAGTCGAACAGCAACTGAATTTAAAAGCCGGAGAAACGGTAACGCTTGCGTCACCAGATCTTTCCGTGTCGCGTCCACAGCTCTGGTCACCCGAGCAGCCGTACCTCTATCGGCTCGTGACGCAGGTGCTGGAAGAGGGCCAGCGAATCGATGAACTGACCACATCCTACGGCATCCGGCAAGTGAGCTGGGATTTGAGTCTTAACGCGAAAACCCGCTTACGCATCAACGGCCAACCAGTCTTCATCAATGGCGTAGCCGAATATGAACATTTGCTGGGAAACAGTCACGCGTTTAGTGAAGAGCAGATTCGTACCCGGGTACGTCAGGTCAAAGCCGTTGGGTTCAATGCCTTTCGCGATGCTCATCAACCCCATAACCTTCGCTATCATCTGTACTGGGACGAAGCCGGTATTCTCTGGTGGCCGCAAATGGCCGCACACATCTGGTACGATACGCCCGCCTTTCGCCAAAATTTCAAACGGTTGCTGATCGACTGGGTGAAAGAGCGGCGGAACAGTCCATCGATCATTCTCTGGGGACTCGAAAATGAAAGTACGCTTCCCGAGGATTTCGCCCGGGAATGTAGCGAGCTGATCCGGCAACTCGATCCGACGGCTTCTTCCCAGCGAAAAATCACGACCTGTAACGGTGGGAAAGGTACCGACTGGGACGTGCCGCAGAACTGGACGGGTACCTACGGCGGCGATCCGCAACAGTACGGCGAAGACCTGAAACGGCAGATTCTGGTGGGTGAATACGGAGCCTGGCGAACCATCGACCAGCATACGGAAGGCCGTGGCGTATTCAGCGAAAACCGCATGACGGACCTGATGGAAACCAAAATCCGGCTGGCGGAATCGGTACGGGATCGCACGGCCGGGCATTTTTTCTGGTTGCTCAATTCGCACGATAATCCCGGTCGCGTACAGGGTGGCGAAGGGCTGCGGGAACTGGACCGAATCGGCCCCGTGAATTACAAAGGGCTGTTCACGGCCTGGGAAGAACCGACGGATGCCTTTTACCTGTTCCGGTCCAACTACGCTCCCAAAGAAACCGAGCCGATGGTCTACATTGTGTCGCATACCTGGCCGAACCGCTGGACGACGCCGGGCAGGAAAGATAGCCTCATCGTTTACTCCAATTGCGATGCGGTGGAACTCTTCAATGATGTGAACCACCGTTCGCTGGGCCGGAAAACGCGGCAGGGGGTAGGGACGCATTTTCAGTGGGACGGAGCCGACATTCAAACGAATACCCTCTACGCCGTAGGATACGTCAAGGGCAAAGCGGTGGCTACGGACGTGGTAGTCCTGAATCATTTGCCCGAAGCTCCGCATCTTTCGGAAGTAACCGGGAAAGTAACGGCCGCCTCCACATCTGGACTACGCTACCTGTACCGGGTCAACTGCGGCGGACCGACGTACACCGATGTCCAGAAAAAGGTCTGGTACGCCGATCAGCGAAAAACGGAGACAAACGCCTGGGGGTCTACTTCCTGGACTGAACACTATCCGGGCATGCCCGCCTTCTTTGCCAGTCAGCGGCGAACGTTTGATCCCATTCGCGGTACGTCCGACCCTAAACTTTTCCAGACCTTTCGCTACGGACGTGACCAACTGGCCTATCATTTCAACGTACCCGACGGCGACTATCAGGTGGAACTGTACTTTATCGAACCCTGGTACGGCACCGGCGGCGGACTCGATGCCACAGGCTGGCGATTGTTTGACGTCGCCATCAACGACGAGGTACGCCTTAAAAATCTGGACATCTGGAAGGAAGTGGGCCATGATGCTCTGCTGAAAAAAACGCTACGCGTACGGGTGCGGGGCGGGCAATTGAAGGTTTCTTTTCCCCACGTACCATCCGCTCAGGCGGTCATCTCGGCTATTGCCATTGCGGCTCTGGATACCAAATCTGTAATTACCCAGCAATCGAGTTCCATCCTGAAAAGTACACAGGGAAGCGTTGAATCCTGGCTGGATACGGGGGATGGGTTGTTCGCTGACGAAACCACACGGGCCGTTTCGCTACCCTCTCATCTGTACGGAGCCACCTGGCTAAAACGGAAGCGGAACGAAGCCGCAACGGTACAGGTCACGGAAGCGGCAGATGTGTTTCTGGCTGTACCCGCGTCGGCATTACCACCTTCCGGTTTTGAAGCCACGGACACGTTCCTGACGACCGATGAACCCCGGCAGTATTCGCTCGTTCGCAAACGAATGCAGGCGAATGAAAAGCTGATGGCGGCGGCGGGCTCCTGGCTGGCCGCACTACCTGTGTACACCCTTGAACCCGCCTACGATCTGAAAGCAGCCACGAGTTACAAAGCCACGCAGGCCCAACCCATAGGTCAGGGCGTGGGTAAGGAGGTCTTCCTCGACAAAGAGCGGATGGTCTTTAAAAAAGCCAGCGGTGATACGTTGGAATGGATCCTTGCCGTGGGGGTGGCCGATACGTATTCCCTCACGCTCAAGTACCATAATCCAGCTCAGAAAGCATTAAAAGTGAGTGTTGAGTTGATCCTCAAAGACGGTACGTTGGTGAAGCCCGCCGAAACGTTGGAGCTGGAACCGTCTAAACCCGGCAAATGGACCTACGCCACTACGAATACAGGAACGATGATCAATGCGGGTACCTACACGCTGCGTCTGAAAACGCTGGATGCGGACCGTTTATACCTGGATGCACTGGATGTTCAGTAA
- a CDS encoding dihydrodipicolinate synthase family protein, which yields MKTTTKGFIPVMLTPFQNDGSIDFPALTKLTNFYLEAGASGLFANCLSSEMFELNDEERLAVIAHVLEVTQGSVPVVATGTFGGPIPQQAEFVRRVHDLGTDAVILISGLLADERDSDEVFNDRVAELLNLTDHIPLGFYECPVPYKRLISPEQLRSFVGTGRVIYHKDTCLDLKQVKEKLSVTDKAHFGLYDAYMVHAVDSLKAGSAGLSCIQGNFSPELIVWLCENYNSSDEEVQKVQQFLIDNMDVMHNVYPIVSKYFLQKRGLTISTFTRRNVGVLTPEIYKEVERLYANYSQLKGELDLKAVY from the coding sequence ATGAAGACTACTACGAAGGGATTCATCCCCGTGATGCTTACGCCTTTTCAGAACGACGGTTCGATTGACTTTCCGGCTCTGACGAAACTGACGAATTTCTACCTGGAAGCCGGAGCCTCCGGCTTGTTCGCCAACTGCCTGTCCAGCGAAATGTTTGAGCTAAACGATGAAGAACGGCTGGCGGTCATTGCTCACGTGCTGGAAGTAACCCAGGGATCCGTTCCGGTGGTAGCCACGGGAACCTTTGGCGGACCCATTCCACAGCAGGCCGAGTTTGTGAGACGGGTACACGACCTGGGTACCGATGCCGTAATTTTGATTTCGGGCTTATTAGCCGATGAACGGGATTCGGATGAGGTATTTAACGATCGTGTAGCGGAATTATTGAATCTGACCGATCACATTCCACTGGGTTTTTACGAATGTCCGGTACCGTATAAGCGTCTAATCTCTCCGGAACAACTCCGGAGCTTCGTCGGCACGGGGCGGGTCATTTACCACAAGGATACTTGCCTGGATCTGAAGCAGGTAAAGGAAAAACTGAGCGTTACCGACAAGGCCCATTTTGGTTTATACGATGCGTATATGGTTCACGCAGTAGATTCGCTTAAGGCCGGTTCGGCGGGGTTGTCTTGCATTCAGGGTAACTTTTCGCCGGAGCTGATCGTCTGGCTTTGCGAGAACTATAATTCTTCGGATGAGGAAGTACAGAAAGTCCAACAGTTTTTAATTGATAACATGGATGTGATGCACAACGTATACCCCATCGTTTCCAAATATTTCCTGCAAAAACGGGGACTAACTATTTCAACATTTACGCGACGTAACGTAGGCGTATTGACCCCTGAGATTTATAAAGAAGTGGAACGTTTATATGCGAATTATAGTCAGTTGAAGGGAGAACTGGATTTGAAAGCCGTGTACTAG
- a CDS encoding SusC/RagA family TonB-linked outer membrane protein — protein MKKIVRVICTLLPGFVGCVDYVYADPKLKHPTASKASVFIHTTGTVQDAKGMPLVGVSVAIKGTSSGTVTDAKGVFRLNLPTGEETLIFSSVGYKTLEVAVAKRTNFLVQMEDNDAALDEVVVVGYGTQKKVSLTGAVAPVDMKAIQQLPVGSLSAALQGQLPGVNVSGGTGRPGDNGGITVRNPIVLSKDGGTVRPLYVIDNVVRTEDDFNVLDASEVEAISVLKDAAAAIYGARSNQGVVVVATKRGKAGAPKVNYSGSIGFTDAIRLPSMMNGYEQATYLNDYYRTQGKPANDPLYYTQDELDHFRNNNYNWLEMAWKPATLTRHAVNVSGGSERATYYAGVSYNYQNANFDNINANKWTFRASTDIKVTKNLKAGFILSGDLSQRRMYYLKQGGENTENDMRGLLYTSQFNPPYVNGLPVLQPGGNQNNLESFHFFEIQRSDNYTATRNTGLNVMANLEYEVPFIKGLKARVLYSKTMDNSFGKQYGTRYNVYNFSMLGEHRHIVGGDIVGNPIPLKNGDQIRLNPGYVDSYQFNGYLNYDRQFGKHHVSGIAFFEQSERHTDMLAGLRENPIIGGLDNMRYATGAQTAEETETEAGTLSYAGRINYNYDDKYLAEVALRYDGSTNFAPEYRWGFFPSLSLGWVLSEEPFFKNGVSFVEFLKIRGSVGLSGGDATKPYNWLNSYSIQVGKGAVFGGNSDRPLGVVPNNIMANRGIRWDDNMKYNAGIDAQFFRNRLSFSLDGFYDHRYNMLTALSSSVPLTVGATLPSENFSIVNGFGFELSLGYSDKINKDWSYKINTFLAWSDNKRMRVDVERGKLGTYEDPIGRSTDMGLQGYVYEGMFRSQEEVDRYLEANPGYTIFGVVPKPGMLYYKDIRGPKDASGQFTAPDGKITKDVDMDFLTPKEDNHYSFGFNVSTTYKSFTLAAVMGGSFGGQAMVEGSARSRARPTVNRPSFWTDHWTPENPNAAYPDPFYEDSYSVASAFWFRSSFSFAMRNLNINYALPAPVAKNMGIGSMSVFLVAINPINFYNPYTYKTYQGAYDSYPTIRSFSLGLNVGF, from the coding sequence ATGAAAAAAATTGTAAGGGTCATTTGTACATTATTACCCGGTTTTGTGGGATGCGTAGACTATGTTTATGCTGACCCTAAACTCAAACACCCCACGGCTAGCAAAGCTTCGGTATTCATTCATACGACGGGTACTGTTCAAGATGCGAAAGGTATGCCTTTGGTAGGGGTAAGCGTGGCCATCAAGGGAACCAGTTCCGGTACCGTAACGGATGCAAAAGGGGTATTCCGACTGAACCTGCCTACGGGTGAGGAGACCCTGATTTTCAGTAGCGTTGGCTATAAAACGTTGGAGGTAGCCGTAGCCAAACGGACGAACTTTCTGGTACAGATGGAGGATAACGATGCCGCACTCGACGAGGTTGTGGTGGTAGGATACGGTACGCAGAAGAAGGTAAGTCTGACGGGAGCTGTCGCTCCGGTGGATATGAAGGCCATTCAGCAGTTGCCGGTAGGTAGTTTGTCGGCGGCTTTGCAGGGCCAGTTGCCCGGCGTAAACGTCTCGGGGGGAACCGGGCGGCCCGGCGATAATGGCGGAATAACCGTTCGGAATCCGATTGTACTGTCGAAAGATGGCGGAACGGTACGTCCCCTTTACGTTATTGATAACGTCGTTCGTACGGAAGATGATTTCAACGTACTGGATGCTTCGGAAGTAGAAGCTATTTCGGTACTGAAAGATGCCGCCGCTGCCATTTACGGTGCCCGTTCCAACCAGGGGGTGGTCGTAGTAGCCACTAAACGCGGAAAAGCGGGTGCTCCGAAAGTTAATTACAGCGGTTCCATTGGGTTTACGGATGCCATTCGCCTGCCCTCGATGATGAATGGGTACGAGCAGGCAACGTACTTGAACGACTACTACCGGACGCAGGGAAAACCAGCCAACGATCCGCTTTACTACACGCAGGACGAACTGGACCATTTCCGCAATAACAATTACAATTGGCTGGAAATGGCCTGGAAACCCGCGACACTAACCCGCCACGCAGTGAACGTCAGCGGAGGTTCGGAGCGGGCTACCTATTACGCGGGGGTATCCTACAACTATCAGAATGCCAACTTCGACAATATCAATGCGAACAAATGGACGTTCCGGGCTAGTACAGACATCAAGGTTACCAAAAACCTGAAAGCCGGGTTTATCCTGAGTGGAGACTTGTCACAGCGTCGGATGTACTATCTAAAGCAGGGTGGAGAAAATACTGAAAATGATATGCGGGGATTACTATACACATCTCAGTTCAATCCTCCGTACGTCAATGGTTTACCCGTACTGCAACCCGGTGGGAACCAGAACAACCTGGAGTCCTTTCACTTTTTCGAAATTCAGCGATCCGACAACTACACGGCGACCCGAAATACGGGGCTGAATGTGATGGCTAACCTGGAGTACGAAGTGCCGTTTATCAAAGGACTGAAAGCCCGGGTATTGTACAGCAAAACCATGGACAACTCCTTCGGTAAGCAGTACGGTACCCGCTACAACGTCTATAACTTCAGTATGCTGGGCGAGCACCGGCATATTGTAGGCGGTGACATTGTGGGTAATCCGATTCCGTTGAAAAATGGTGATCAGATTCGTCTGAATCCGGGTTACGTGGATAGCTATCAGTTCAATGGCTACCTGAATTACGATCGCCAGTTTGGGAAACATCATGTGTCGGGGATTGCTTTTTTCGAGCAGTCGGAACGACATACGGATATGCTGGCCGGTTTGCGGGAAAATCCCATCATTGGCGGCTTAGACAACATGCGTTACGCCACGGGTGCCCAGACCGCCGAGGAAACCGAAACGGAGGCTGGAACGCTGTCGTATGCCGGACGGATCAACTATAATTACGACGATAAGTATCTGGCCGAAGTAGCCCTCCGCTATGATGGTTCCACCAATTTTGCTCCTGAGTATCGCTGGGGCTTCTTCCCCTCCCTGTCCCTGGGCTGGGTGCTGTCCGAAGAGCCCTTCTTTAAAAATGGCGTATCCTTTGTCGAATTTCTGAAAATCCGTGGATCCGTAGGTTTGTCTGGTGGGGATGCTACCAAGCCCTATAACTGGCTAAACAGCTACTCAATTCAGGTGGGAAAAGGTGCCGTATTTGGTGGGAATAGCGATCGTCCCCTGGGCGTCGTACCTAACAACATCATGGCCAACCGGGGCATTCGCTGGGATGACAATATGAAATACAACGCCGGGATCGATGCTCAGTTTTTCAGAAATCGTCTGTCGTTTTCGCTGGATGGCTTTTACGATCACCGGTATAATATGTTGACGGCCCTGTCTTCTTCCGTACCGTTGACAGTGGGGGCGACGCTGCCTTCCGAAAACTTCTCGATTGTCAATGGCTTTGGCTTTGAACTTTCATTGGGGTATTCGGACAAAATCAACAAAGACTGGTCGTATAAAATCAACACCTTCCTGGCCTGGAGTGATAACAAACGCATGCGGGTGGACGTGGAACGCGGCAAGCTGGGGACCTACGAAGATCCCATTGGCCGCTCAACCGATATGGGCTTACAGGGCTACGTATACGAAGGCATGTTCCGTTCTCAAGAGGAAGTGGATCGGTACCTGGAAGCCAATCCCGGTTACACCATCTTCGGCGTCGTTCCTAAACCCGGGATGCTGTACTACAAAGACATTCGCGGTCCCAAAGATGCTTCCGGTCAGTTTACGGCTCCCGATGGAAAGATCACGAAAGACGTGGATATGGATTTCCTGACGCCCAAGGAAGACAACCACTACAGCTTTGGTTTCAACGTAAGCACAACGTATAAATCCTTTACGCTGGCCGCAGTGATGGGGGGTAGTTTTGGTGGACAGGCCATGGTAGAAGGCTCCGCTCGTTCCCGGGCCCGCCCCACGGTAAACCGTCCTTCCTTCTGGACGGATCACTGGACGCCGGAAAACCCAAACGCTGCGTATCCCGATCCGTTTTACGAAGATTCGTACAGTGTGGCTTCAGCGTTCTGGTTTAGAAGCTCCTTCAGCTTCGCGATGCGAAACTTGAATATCAACTACGCCTTACCCGCTCCAGTAGCAAAAAACATGGGTATCGGTAGTATGAGTGTGTTTTTGGTAGCGATCAATCCTATCAATTTTTACAATCCCTACACGTATAAAACGTATCAGGGAGCTTACGATTCCTATCCGACCATCCGGTCGTTTTCGCTGGGTCTGAATGTGGGTTTTTAA
- a CDS encoding sodium:solute symporter: MKNLPLIDLTVIALYLGAMIAVGFYFSRKNKNAEQFTKASGMIPGWAIGMSIYATFLSSNTFLGVPGKAFGGNWNAFVFSLSMPLAAYTASRYFVPFYRRTGEISAYTHLEHRFGSWARTYAVVCFLLTQLARMGSIFFGIALSLQALTGYSMEMIMIVMGISIIIYTVLGGIEAVIWTEVVQAVIKTLGALIILYLIIREMPGGVPKIVEIGKSYDKFSLGTFSLDFTQSSFWVVLLYGFFINLNNFGMDQNYIQRYHTTSSAREASRSLWLCVVLYIPASLLFFVIGSCLFAYYEAHPELLLAVKMQVAQEQATGGTSVAQALANLKPSDYGDKVMPHFMVTKIPTGLVGLIVSAILSAAMSTISSGMNASATVFSEDIYKRYINPNVSSKQSLRLLHLATVVAGMLGLGAGIAMIGVKSILDIWWTLSGIFAAGMLGLFLLGIISRQTRNHEAITATLIGILVIIWMTFSPHFPEEYEFLRSPLHQNMIIVIGTLAIFLTGLLLTRFIPTKISKKPVVVSLLAALCLLL, from the coding sequence ATGAAAAATTTGCCTCTAATCGATCTTACGGTTATCGCTCTATATCTGGGTGCCATGATTGCGGTAGGATTCTATTTTTCACGGAAAAACAAAAACGCGGAACAGTTCACCAAAGCCTCCGGCATGATCCCCGGCTGGGCCATTGGGATGTCCATCTACGCAACGTTTTTGAGTAGTAACACCTTTCTGGGCGTACCCGGCAAAGCGTTTGGCGGCAACTGGAATGCTTTCGTCTTTAGTCTATCCATGCCACTGGCAGCGTATACGGCCTCGCGTTACTTTGTACCTTTTTACCGGCGAACGGGTGAAATCTCAGCTTATACCCACCTCGAACATCGGTTCGGCAGTTGGGCCCGTACCTACGCCGTGGTCTGTTTCCTGCTGACGCAACTGGCTCGCATGGGTTCCATCTTTTTCGGCATTGCCTTGAGTTTACAGGCCCTGACGGGGTATTCCATGGAAATGATCATGATCGTCATGGGGATCAGTATTATCATTTATACGGTGCTGGGAGGGATCGAAGCGGTTATCTGGACGGAAGTAGTACAGGCCGTCATCAAGACCCTCGGTGCCCTGATCATTCTGTACCTGATTATCCGGGAAATGCCGGGTGGCGTGCCTAAAATCGTTGAAATCGGAAAGTCATACGATAAATTCAGTCTGGGTACTTTCTCGCTGGATTTCACGCAGTCTTCCTTCTGGGTCGTTTTGTTGTACGGATTTTTCATCAACCTGAACAACTTCGGGATGGACCAGAATTACATTCAGCGATACCATACTACCTCGTCGGCCCGCGAAGCTTCCCGCTCCCTGTGGCTTTGCGTGGTGCTGTATATTCCGGCTTCGCTGCTGTTTTTTGTGATTGGTTCCTGTCTGTTTGCGTACTATGAAGCTCATCCCGAGTTATTGCTGGCCGTCAAAATGCAGGTAGCCCAAGAGCAGGCAACGGGTGGTACGAGCGTAGCACAGGCCCTGGCCAACCTGAAACCTTCGGATTACGGCGACAAGGTGATGCCGCATTTTATGGTGACCAAAATTCCAACGGGACTGGTCGGATTGATCGTTTCGGCAATTCTTTCCGCCGCGATGAGTACCATCAGTTCGGGCATGAATGCGTCGGCAACGGTATTTTCCGAGGACATTTACAAACGGTACATCAACCCGAATGTCAGCAGTAAACAAAGCCTGCGGTTGCTCCACCTGGCAACGGTGGTGGCGGGCATGCTGGGGCTGGGAGCGGGGATCGCCATGATTGGCGTAAAGAGTATTCTCGACATCTGGTGGACGCTCTCGGGTATTTTCGCGGCGGGTATGCTAGGGCTGTTTCTGCTGGGAATTATCAGTCGGCAAACCCGTAACCATGAGGCCATTACGGCTACGCTCATCGGCATACTCGTCATTATCTGGATGACCTTTTCGCCGCATTTCCCGGAAGAATACGAATTTCTTCGCAGTCCCTTGCATCAGAATATGATCATCGTGATTGGTACCCTGGCGATCTTCCTGACCGGACTGTTGCTGACCCGATTTATACCCACGAAAATTTCTAAAAAACCCGTAGTCGTCTCCTTGCTGGCGGCTCTGTGCCTGTTGCTATAA
- a CDS encoding DUF3826 domain-containing protein, with amino-acid sequence MKKIFVTITVLVGISLGLKAQSTQQDAEAYTRTITKRADKIVATLHTPDSVQVRDIIVEQYRQLNTTHDLYNAQIKQIKVATDLSKEIQETKIKQTEEQRMSALEKAHSSYLSKLKRVLSQQQIEAVKDGMTYGVLPITYKGYQEMLPELTENQKKQILAYLTEARERAMDAESSNKKHAWFGKYKGKINNYLSASGIDMKQASKAWEERIAREKNKLN; translated from the coding sequence ATGAAAAAAATCTTTGTAACCATTACTGTACTTGTGGGCATTAGTCTGGGATTGAAAGCTCAATCTACGCAACAGGATGCTGAAGCTTATACCCGGACTATTACGAAACGAGCTGATAAAATTGTTGCCACGTTACATACGCCTGATTCAGTACAAGTACGAGACATTATTGTTGAGCAGTATCGGCAGCTGAATACAACGCATGACCTATACAATGCTCAAATTAAACAAATTAAAGTAGCAACGGATCTTTCCAAAGAAATACAAGAAACTAAAATTAAGCAGACTGAAGAACAGCGAATGAGTGCTTTAGAAAAAGCCCATTCTTCATATTTATCCAAGCTGAAAAGAGTGCTTTCTCAACAACAAATAGAAGCGGTGAAAGATGGTATGACTTATGGTGTATTGCCTATTACGTACAAAGGTTATCAGGAAATGCTACCGGAATTAACGGAAAATCAAAAAAAGCAAATATTGGCGTACTTGACGGAGGCTCGTGAACGTGCCATGGATGCTGAGTCTTCGAATAAGAAACACGCTTGGTTTGGCAAATACAAGGGTAAGATTAATAACTACCTATCGGCTTCAGGAATTGATATGAAACAAGCCAGCAAGGCTTGGGAGGAACGTATTGCCCGTGAAAAAAATAAGCTTAACTAA
- a CDS encoding AraC family transcriptional regulator, whose protein sequence is MKPLFHKVPVKLESSFSIRHDIKPNFGTIWHYHPELELHYVVKGEGVRFIGDNISNFSEGEIVLLGENLPHTWRCKEEYYQSDSELNVEAIVIHFLPDCLGDYLLKLPEAYLIPKLYEKAKRGMVMSGSVKEKLIELMYAATTATDLDKIILLLKILKTLAETDEYTPIVSSQSAFYQSNDMDTQRLNKVCAYTLTNYKKDITLEEISSISNLSVTSFCRYFKLLTNKTYYDFLIEIRISHACRALVENKVPTEVICFDCGFNNVSNFYRHFKKVTGVTPLEYKRKYLHRVN, encoded by the coding sequence ATGAAGCCTCTATTTCATAAAGTCCCCGTAAAACTGGAGAGTTCCTTCAGCATTCGTCACGACATTAAACCTAATTTTGGTACGATTTGGCATTACCACCCCGAGTTGGAATTACACTACGTAGTAAAAGGCGAAGGCGTTCGATTCATCGGTGACAATATCAGCAACTTTTCGGAAGGTGAGATTGTACTGTTAGGCGAAAACTTACCGCATACCTGGCGTTGTAAGGAAGAATATTATCAGTCCGATTCAGAGTTGAATGTTGAAGCGATTGTCATTCATTTTTTACCCGATTGCTTGGGTGATTATTTATTGAAACTACCAGAAGCTTATTTAATCCCTAAATTATACGAGAAGGCCAAACGCGGCATGGTGATGAGCGGATCAGTAAAAGAAAAACTGATTGAATTAATGTACGCCGCTACAACTGCAACAGATCTCGATAAAATTATTCTTTTGTTGAAGATTCTAAAAACATTAGCGGAGACAGACGAATACACCCCTATCGTAAGTAGTCAAAGTGCATTTTATCAATCCAATGATATGGATACGCAGCGACTGAACAAAGTTTGTGCGTATACACTGACGAATTACAAAAAAGATATCACACTGGAAGAAATCTCATCCATCAGTAATTTGAGTGTAACTTCCTTTTGTCGGTACTTTAAACTATTAACCAACAAGACCTACTATGACTTTTTAATTGAAATACGAATTAGTCACGCCTGCCGGGCTTTGGTCGAGAATAAAGTACCGACGGAAGTCATTTGTTTTGACTGCGGATTTAACAATGTTTCCAACTTTTACCGGCACTTTAAAAAAGTAACGGGCGTCACACCATTAGAGTACAAACGCAAGTATTTACACCGCGTAAATTAA